A single Epinephelus fuscoguttatus linkage group LG13, E.fuscoguttatus.final_Chr_v1 DNA region contains:
- the LOC125899721 gene encoding olfactory receptor 5AC2-like has product MTNSTEIVSFVLTMYTNIGKFKHLCFILAMLLYISVIFANTCLIVVIYVDRNLHEPMYLFLCCLFVNEIWGSTSMLPCLMVHILSDTHEISAFYCFIQIFNIHSYAAIEFGTLTIMAYDRYVCICKPLNYNVLMTIRKVQIGIIVIWMISFLEVGVLLSFTIRLKFCGTLIHKISCDNHLVVELSCSLDRTMSYLHDVLGLLFTVAVPLSYISYTYVRIFAVCLKASKQTKMKAFDTCLPHFFSLMSYVFACFYNLISQRFDMTFVPHELRVILMMYGTIFQPLLNPMIYGLKLSKIRHAFNVVFKLKQ; this is encoded by the coding sequence ATGACAAACTCAACAGAGATTGTGTCCTTTGTGTTGACTATGTACACTAACATAGGGAAGTTTAAGCACCTCTGTTTCATCCTGGCAATGCTGTTATACATATCCGTCATTTTTGCTAACACTTGtcttattgttgttatttacgtgGACAGAAACCTGCATGAGCCCATGTATCTATTCCTGTGCTGTCTGTTTGTAAATGAAATCTGGGGCAGCACATCTATGCTGCCCTGCTTGATGGTACATATCTTGTCAGACACTCATGAAATTTCTGCCTTTTACTGCTTTattcaaatatttaacattcattcatacGCAGCTATTGAATTTGGGACGTTGACAATAATGGCATATGACAGATATGTATGTATTTGCAAGCCTTTAAATTACAATGTCCTGATGACAATTAGAAAAGTACAAATTGGCATCATTGTTATTTGGATGATTTCTTTTTTAGAGGTTGGAGTTTTGTTGTCTTTCACTATTCGTCTAAAGTTTTGTGGGACTCTTATCCACAAAATATCTTGTGATAACCATCTCGTCGTTGAACTGTCTTGTTCACTGGACAGAACGATGTCGTATCTGCATGATGTTCTTGGCCTTCTTTTTACTGTTGCAGTTCCTCTCAGTTATATTTCATACACGTACGTTAGGAtctttgctgtgtgtttaaAGGCGTCCAAACAGACCAAAATGAAAGCCTTTGATACGTGCTTGCCACATTTCTTTTCACTCATGAGTTATGTCTTTGCCTGTTTTTATAACCTGATCAGTCAAAGATTTGACATGACATTTGTTCCACATGAGCTGCGTGTTATTTTGATGATGTACGGAACGATCTTTCAGCCTCTTCTAAATCCAATGATATACGGTCTGAAGCTGTCAAAGATTAGGCACGCTTTCAATGtggtttttaaattaaaacagtaa